Proteins encoded together in one Quercus lobata isolate SW786 chromosome 3, ValleyOak3.0 Primary Assembly, whole genome shotgun sequence window:
- the LOC115979275 gene encoding rhamnogalacturonan I rhamnosyltransferase 1-like, translating to MDYNKNGFEDSEKEKEKEKEKPYGKIKLRYMGVVKAEILKGMIIGGIKAEKLKSLIKAGMTAEKLKGTMMVARSRLAWLKLWAVRAMTMMLLWAIAMQLRAIAGKLSPRMFNVNARLAYSLPPERVYDNNGYLMVSCNGGLNQMRAGICDMVAIARYMNVTLIVPELDNTSFWNDYSQFPDIFDVDYFITSLRDEVRILRELPPAQKKKVEEESLFSMPPISWSNMTYYYTTILQRIKTYEVVHFQKTDARLANNGIPEEVQKLRCRVNYEALKFAPKIEEVAKKIVSILRERGPFLVLHLRYEMDMVAFSGCIEGCNEEEIEETTKMRYAYPWWKEKEIDSVKKRQAGLCPLTPEETTLALRALDIDRNIQVYIAAGQIYKGERRLATLREAFPNIGRKETLLDPSDLRPFQDHSNQMAAIDYYVAKESDIFVPTYGGNMAKVVEGHRRYLGFKKTILLDREVLVELIDQYNNGTLSWDEFSVSVKAAHADRMGNPIRRSEVPGKPKEEDYFYTNPQECLSTIDEP from the exons ATGGATTACAACAAGAACGGTTTTGAGGATTccgagaaggagaaggagaaggagaaggagaagccATATGGTAAAATAAAGTTGAGGTATATGGGTGTGGTCAAAGCTGAAATACTGAAGGGTATGATCATTGGAGGGATCAAAGCTGAAAAGTTGAAGAGTTTGATCAAAGCGGGTATGACAGCTGAAAAGTTGAAGGGTACTATGATGGTTGCTAGGTCTAGATTGGCATGGTTGAAGCTGTGGGCAGTTCGAGCCATGACCATGATGTTGCTGTGGGCTATTGCAATGCAGTTGAGAGCTATAGCTGGAAAGTTGAGCCCAAGGATGTTCAACGTTAACGCTCGGCTTGCATACTCTCTTCCACCAGAAA GAGTTTATGATAACAATGGGTATCTGATGGTTTCATGCAATGGAGGATTGAATCAGATGCGAGCTGGA ATTTGTGACATGGTCGCCATTGCAAGATACATGAATGTCACGCTTATAGTTCCAGAATTGGATAACACCTCCTTTTGGAATGACTACAG TCAATTCCCAGATATATTTGATGTGGATTATTTCATCACATCTTTGAGAGATGAGGTTCGGATATTGAGAGAGCTGCCTCCTgcccaaaagaagaaagtggAAGAAGAATCCCTCTTTTCCATGCCACCCATTAGTTGGTCTAACATGACATATTATTATACTACG ATCCTTCAACGCATAAAAACGTACGAAGTGGTGCATTTCCAAAAAACTGATGCTAGGCTTGCTAATAATGGAATTCCTGAAGAGGTTCAAAAACTACGCTGTCGAGTAAATTATGAGGCTTTAAAGTTTGCTCCCAAAATTGAGGAAGTGGCCAAGAAGATTGTTAGTATTCTGAGGGAAAGAGGGCCTTTCTTAGTTCTTCATCTCAGATATGAAATGGATATGGTAGCCTTCTCAGGTTGTATAGAAGGTTGCAATGAAGAAGAGATTGAAGAGACCACCAAAATGAG ATATGCTTACCCTtggtggaaagaaaaagaaattgattcTGTAAAGAAAAGGCAAGCTGGTCTATGCCCTCTGACTCCTGAGGAAACTACACTGGCATTGCGGGCATTGGATATTGATCGTAATATTCAAGTGTACATAGCTGCTGGACAAATATACAAGGGAGAAAGGAGATTGGCAACTCTCAGAGAAGCTTTTCCAAATATT GGGAGGAAGGAGACGTTACTGGACCCATCGGACCTTAGGCCCTTCCAAGACCATTCAAACCAGATGGCAGCAATAGATTACTATGTTGCAAAAGAAAGTGACATATTTGTCCCAACATATGGAGGAAACATGGCAAAAGTTGTTGAAGGCCACAGAAG aTACTTAGGATTCAAGAAAACAATCCTTCTAGATAGAGAGGTTCTTGTGGAACTGATAGATCAGTACAACAATGGAACACTGAGCTGGGATGAATTCTCTGTATCAGTGAAGGCAGCTCATGCAGATCGCATGGGGAATCCAATTAGAAGATCCGAGGTTCCGGGTAAACCCAAGGAAGAGGATTACTTCTATACAAATCCACAGGAATGTTTGTCAACAATTGATGAACCATGA
- the LOC115979039 gene encoding uncharacterized protein LOC115979039 isoform X2, with protein MALASLLNPKCSIKQLSVFIIPHISSSLFSSLCRGREHPSFSPPQQTPPIPKKVPFTVSAHGRTWQDPYHWMSNTNDPDLSHYLTQENSYAEAFMADTHPLQRTLFSEMKSRMPTSISTPPERWGPWLYYQYIPEGKEYPVLCRRLDTEKSGWLNAFLHYARGGFGGEEPLLDWNKIAEQYGYVHVGTCRISPDHKFLAYTLDITGSERFMLQIKDLRSGCVVSNIQVDGVVSLAWAQDGNTLFYTIADDNQRPYRVLCTKLGCPNMDDVPVFTESDSSFCVDITSTKDGKFITVNSNSRTSSEVYVIDATNPLGGLLQIHERVCGIQYFLEHHYGFFYILTNAPLSENNECSGGNYYLAKCSVEDIQSANWQNVILPGGDMSLQDMDIYNGHLVLSVNKKGFPMLCSVNLPINFNYKHQMEVDDLNPWYFPLPSNLCTVVPGSNHDFMSSVYRVVLSSPVMPDVIVDYDMSRQKYSIVQQEEVKGVSGNRTRLPAYEADTFCLQNEKENVLDFESERWKDFSSAYCCERKEVVSYDGVRIPLTILYAQKSWQKGQSHGVLHGYGAYGEVLEKSWCSNRLSLLDRGWVVAFADVRGGGGGDSLWHKSGSGLYKQNSVYDFVACADYLVNEGYVHRDRVGAIGFSAGCLVVGAAINMYPDLFRAAILKGWSLGSCKMGGKSAR; from the exons ATGGCTCTTGCCTCCCTCCTAAATCCCAAGTGCTCAATCAAACAGCTCTCTGTTTTCATAATACCCCACATATCTTCCTCCCTATTCTCCTCCCTCTGCAGAGGTAGAGAGCATCCATCCTTCTCGCCACCCCAACAAACCCCTCCAATCCCAAAGAAAGTCCCATTCACTGTCTCCGCTCATGGAAGGACGTGGCAAGATCCTTACCATTGGATGTCCAACACCAACGACCCTGATCTCTCTCACTACCTCACCCAAGAGAACTCATACGCTGAAGCTTTCATGGCTGACACCCACCCCCTCCAACGCACACTCTTTTCAGAGATGAAAAGCCGAATGCCCACTTCCATTTCCACTCCTCCTGAGCGCTGGGGACCCTG GTTGTATTACCAATACATTCCAGAGGGGAAGGAATACCCTGTTCTGTGTAGGAGGTTAGATACTGAGAAGAGTGGTTGGCTGAATGCTTTCCTTCATTATGCAAGAGGAGGATTTGGAGGGGAGGAACCTTTGCTAGACTGGAATAAAATTGCAGAACAATAtg GTTATGTGCATGTGGGTACATGTCGAATTTCACCAGACCACAAGTTTCTTGCATACACGCTTGATATTACTGGCAGTGAACGATTCATGCTTCAAATTAAGGACCTTAGAAGTGGATGTGTTGTTTCAAATATACAAGTTGATGGGGTTGTTAGCTTGGCATGGGCTCAAGATGGCAATACTCTGTTTTATACAATAGCAGATGATAATCAACGACCTTACAG GGTTCTCTGTACAAAATTAGGATGTCCCAATATGGATGATGTCCCAGTGTTTACTGAAAGTGATTCCAGCTTTTGTGTGGACATAACAAGCACAAAAGATGGCAAGTTCATAACTGTGAATTCAAATTCAAGGACTTCATCCGAG GTTTATGTAATTGATGCTACCAATCCATTAGGTGGCTTGCTCCAAATTCATGAGCGTGTTTGTGGCATACAGTATTTTTTGGAACATCACTATGGTTTCTTCTATATTCTTACAAATGCCCCTTTGAGTGAGAATAATGAGTGTTCTGGTGGAAACTATTACCTGGCTAAATGCTCAGTTGAAGATATACAGTCAGCTAATTGGCAG AATGTCATCCTTCCAGGTGGAGATATGAGCTTACAAGATATGGACATTTATAACGGACATCTGGTGCTTTCTGTCAATAAGAAGGGGTTTCCTATGCTGTGTTCTGTCAATTTGCCTATCAACTTTAATTATAAG CATCAAATGGAGGTTGATGATCTTAATCCATGGTATTTTCCTCTGCCTTCAAATCTATGTACTGTTGTTCCAGGTTCAAACCATGACTTCATGAGCTCAGTATACCGTGTGGTGCTTTCATCACCAGTG ATGCCTGATGTGATTGTTGACTATGACATGTCGAGACAGAAATACTCGATTGTGCAGCAAGAGGAAGTGAAGGGTGTTTCCGGTAATAGAACACGCTTACCAGCATATGAGGCAGATACATTTTGCTTgcaaaatgagaaagaaaatgtcCTGGATTTTGAATCAGAGAGATGGAAGGACTTTTCGAGTGCGTATTGTTGTGAAAGGAAGGAAGTTGTTTCCTATGATGGTGTCAGGATTCCCTTGACCATCTTGTATGCCCAAAAATCCTGGCAGAAAGGTCAGTCTCATGGAGTTTTACATGGCTATGGGGCATATGGTGAAGTTTTAGAAAAAAGCTGGTGTTCAAACCGCCTGAGTTTACTTGATCGTGGTTGGGTGGTTGCATTTGCTGATGTGAG GGGTGGCGGTGGCGGTGATTCTTTGTGGCATAAGTCTGGCAGTGGGCTGTACAAACAGAATTCTGTCTATGACTTTGTAGCATGTGCGGACTACCTGGTTAATGAGGGCTATGTTCATAGAGATCGAGTTGGTGCGATTGGATTTAGTGCTGGATGTCTAGTTGTGGGGGCAGCTATCAATATGTACCCAGATCTATTTCGTGCTGCCATTTTGAAG GGTTGGAGTTTGGGAAGCTGCAAAATGGGTGGCAAAAGTGCGAGATAG
- the LOC115979039 gene encoding uncharacterized protein LOC115979039 isoform X1, with translation MALASLLNPKCSIKQLSVFIIPHISSSLFSSLCRGREHPSFSPPQQTPPIPKKVPFTVSAHGRTWQDPYHWMSNTNDPDLSHYLTQENSYAEAFMADTHPLQRTLFSEMKSRMPTSISTPPERWGPWLYYQYIPEGKEYPVLCRRLDTEKSGWLNAFLHYARGGFGGEEPLLDWNKIAEQYGYVHVGTCRISPDHKFLAYTLDITGSERFMLQIKDLRSGCVVSNIQVDGVVSLAWAQDGNTLFYTIADDNQRPYRVLCTKLGCPNMDDVPVFTESDSSFCVDITSTKDGKFITVNSNSRTSSEVYVIDATNPLGGLLQIHERVCGIQYFLEHHYGFFYILTNAPLSENNECSGGNYYLAKCSVEDIQSANWQNVILPGGDMSLQDMDIYNGHLVLSVNKKGFPMLCSVNLPINFNYKHQMEVDDLNPWYFPLPSNLCTVVPGSNHDFMSSVYRVVLSSPVMPDVIVDYDMSRQKYSIVQQEEVKGVSGNRTRLPAYEADTFCLQNEKENVLDFESERWKDFSSAYCCERKEVVSYDGVRIPLTILYAQKSWQKGQSHGVLHGYGAYGEVLEKSWCSNRLSLLDRGWVVAFADVRGGGGGDSLWHKSGSGLYKQNSVYDFVACADYLVNEGYVHRDRVGAIGFSAGCLVVGAAINMYPDLFRAAILKVPFLDVCNTLLDPSLPLTILDYEEFGNPQIHSQFESILSYSPYDNVTCDACYPSMLVTASFNDSRVGVWEAAKWVAKVRDSTCFECSRAVILKANMTGGHFGEGGRYGQCEEMAYDYAFLMKVLGMWNNK, from the exons ATGGCTCTTGCCTCCCTCCTAAATCCCAAGTGCTCAATCAAACAGCTCTCTGTTTTCATAATACCCCACATATCTTCCTCCCTATTCTCCTCCCTCTGCAGAGGTAGAGAGCATCCATCCTTCTCGCCACCCCAACAAACCCCTCCAATCCCAAAGAAAGTCCCATTCACTGTCTCCGCTCATGGAAGGACGTGGCAAGATCCTTACCATTGGATGTCCAACACCAACGACCCTGATCTCTCTCACTACCTCACCCAAGAGAACTCATACGCTGAAGCTTTCATGGCTGACACCCACCCCCTCCAACGCACACTCTTTTCAGAGATGAAAAGCCGAATGCCCACTTCCATTTCCACTCCTCCTGAGCGCTGGGGACCCTG GTTGTATTACCAATACATTCCAGAGGGGAAGGAATACCCTGTTCTGTGTAGGAGGTTAGATACTGAGAAGAGTGGTTGGCTGAATGCTTTCCTTCATTATGCAAGAGGAGGATTTGGAGGGGAGGAACCTTTGCTAGACTGGAATAAAATTGCAGAACAATAtg GTTATGTGCATGTGGGTACATGTCGAATTTCACCAGACCACAAGTTTCTTGCATACACGCTTGATATTACTGGCAGTGAACGATTCATGCTTCAAATTAAGGACCTTAGAAGTGGATGTGTTGTTTCAAATATACAAGTTGATGGGGTTGTTAGCTTGGCATGGGCTCAAGATGGCAATACTCTGTTTTATACAATAGCAGATGATAATCAACGACCTTACAG GGTTCTCTGTACAAAATTAGGATGTCCCAATATGGATGATGTCCCAGTGTTTACTGAAAGTGATTCCAGCTTTTGTGTGGACATAACAAGCACAAAAGATGGCAAGTTCATAACTGTGAATTCAAATTCAAGGACTTCATCCGAG GTTTATGTAATTGATGCTACCAATCCATTAGGTGGCTTGCTCCAAATTCATGAGCGTGTTTGTGGCATACAGTATTTTTTGGAACATCACTATGGTTTCTTCTATATTCTTACAAATGCCCCTTTGAGTGAGAATAATGAGTGTTCTGGTGGAAACTATTACCTGGCTAAATGCTCAGTTGAAGATATACAGTCAGCTAATTGGCAG AATGTCATCCTTCCAGGTGGAGATATGAGCTTACAAGATATGGACATTTATAACGGACATCTGGTGCTTTCTGTCAATAAGAAGGGGTTTCCTATGCTGTGTTCTGTCAATTTGCCTATCAACTTTAATTATAAG CATCAAATGGAGGTTGATGATCTTAATCCATGGTATTTTCCTCTGCCTTCAAATCTATGTACTGTTGTTCCAGGTTCAAACCATGACTTCATGAGCTCAGTATACCGTGTGGTGCTTTCATCACCAGTG ATGCCTGATGTGATTGTTGACTATGACATGTCGAGACAGAAATACTCGATTGTGCAGCAAGAGGAAGTGAAGGGTGTTTCCGGTAATAGAACACGCTTACCAGCATATGAGGCAGATACATTTTGCTTgcaaaatgagaaagaaaatgtcCTGGATTTTGAATCAGAGAGATGGAAGGACTTTTCGAGTGCGTATTGTTGTGAAAGGAAGGAAGTTGTTTCCTATGATGGTGTCAGGATTCCCTTGACCATCTTGTATGCCCAAAAATCCTGGCAGAAAGGTCAGTCTCATGGAGTTTTACATGGCTATGGGGCATATGGTGAAGTTTTAGAAAAAAGCTGGTGTTCAAACCGCCTGAGTTTACTTGATCGTGGTTGGGTGGTTGCATTTGCTGATGTGAG GGGTGGCGGTGGCGGTGATTCTTTGTGGCATAAGTCTGGCAGTGGGCTGTACAAACAGAATTCTGTCTATGACTTTGTAGCATGTGCGGACTACCTGGTTAATGAGGGCTATGTTCATAGAGATCGAGTTGGTGCGATTGGATTTAGTGCTGGATGTCTAGTTGTGGGGGCAGCTATCAATATGTACCCAGATCTATTTCGTGCTGCCATTTTGAAG GTTCCATTTCTGGATGTATGCAACACATTGTTGGATCCTAGTTTGCCTCTTACCATACTAGATTATGAAGAATTTGGGAATCCTCAGATACACTCCCAATTCGAGTCTATTTTGAGTTATTCTCCTTATGATAACGTTACTTGTGATGCCTGTTATCCATCAATGCTTGTTACAGCATCTTTTAATGACTCAAG GGTTGGAGTTTGGGAAGCTGCAAAATGGGTGGCAAAAGTGCGAGATAGTACATGTTTTGAATGTTCTCGTGCGGTCATTCTGAAGGCAAATATGACTGGAGGACATTTTGGTGAAGGTGGCCGCTATGGTCAATGTGAGGAAATGGCTTATGATTATGCTTTTCTGATGAAAGTTTTAGGGATGTGgaacaacaaataa
- the LOC115979039 gene encoding uncharacterized protein LOC115979039 isoform X3 — protein MALASLLNPKCSIKQLSVFIIPHISSSLFSSLCRGREHPSFSPPQQTPPIPKKVPFTVSAHGRTWQDPYHWMSNTNDPDLSHYLTQENSYAEAFMADTHPLQRTLFSEMKSRMPTSISTPPERWGPWLYYQYIPEGKEYPVLCRRLDTEKSGWLNAFLHYARGGFGGEEPLLDWNKIAEQYGYVHVGTCRISPDHKFLAYTLDITGSERFMLQIKDLRSGCVVSNIQVDGVVSLAWAQDGNTLFYTIADDNQRPYRVLCTKLGCPNMDDVPVFTESDSSFCVDITSTKDGKFITVNSNSRTSSEVYVIDATNPLGGLLQIHERVCGIQYFLEHHYGFFYILTNAPLSENNECSGGNYYLAKCSVEDIQSANWQNVILPGGDMSLQDMDIYNGHLVLSVNKKGFPMLCSVNLPINFNYKHQMEVDDLNPWYFPLPSNLCTVVPGSNHDFMSSVYRVVLSSPVMPDVIVDYDMSRQKYSIVQQEEVKGVSGNRTRLPAYEADTFCLQNEKENVLDFESERWKDFSSAYCCERKEVVSYDGVRIPLTILYAQKSWQKGQSHGVLHGYGAYGEVLEKSWCSNRLSLLDRGWVVAFADVRVGVWEAAKWVAKVRDSTCFECSRAVILKANMTGGHFGEGGRYGQCEEMAYDYAFLMKVLGMWNNK, from the exons ATGGCTCTTGCCTCCCTCCTAAATCCCAAGTGCTCAATCAAACAGCTCTCTGTTTTCATAATACCCCACATATCTTCCTCCCTATTCTCCTCCCTCTGCAGAGGTAGAGAGCATCCATCCTTCTCGCCACCCCAACAAACCCCTCCAATCCCAAAGAAAGTCCCATTCACTGTCTCCGCTCATGGAAGGACGTGGCAAGATCCTTACCATTGGATGTCCAACACCAACGACCCTGATCTCTCTCACTACCTCACCCAAGAGAACTCATACGCTGAAGCTTTCATGGCTGACACCCACCCCCTCCAACGCACACTCTTTTCAGAGATGAAAAGCCGAATGCCCACTTCCATTTCCACTCCTCCTGAGCGCTGGGGACCCTG GTTGTATTACCAATACATTCCAGAGGGGAAGGAATACCCTGTTCTGTGTAGGAGGTTAGATACTGAGAAGAGTGGTTGGCTGAATGCTTTCCTTCATTATGCAAGAGGAGGATTTGGAGGGGAGGAACCTTTGCTAGACTGGAATAAAATTGCAGAACAATAtg GTTATGTGCATGTGGGTACATGTCGAATTTCACCAGACCACAAGTTTCTTGCATACACGCTTGATATTACTGGCAGTGAACGATTCATGCTTCAAATTAAGGACCTTAGAAGTGGATGTGTTGTTTCAAATATACAAGTTGATGGGGTTGTTAGCTTGGCATGGGCTCAAGATGGCAATACTCTGTTTTATACAATAGCAGATGATAATCAACGACCTTACAG GGTTCTCTGTACAAAATTAGGATGTCCCAATATGGATGATGTCCCAGTGTTTACTGAAAGTGATTCCAGCTTTTGTGTGGACATAACAAGCACAAAAGATGGCAAGTTCATAACTGTGAATTCAAATTCAAGGACTTCATCCGAG GTTTATGTAATTGATGCTACCAATCCATTAGGTGGCTTGCTCCAAATTCATGAGCGTGTTTGTGGCATACAGTATTTTTTGGAACATCACTATGGTTTCTTCTATATTCTTACAAATGCCCCTTTGAGTGAGAATAATGAGTGTTCTGGTGGAAACTATTACCTGGCTAAATGCTCAGTTGAAGATATACAGTCAGCTAATTGGCAG AATGTCATCCTTCCAGGTGGAGATATGAGCTTACAAGATATGGACATTTATAACGGACATCTGGTGCTTTCTGTCAATAAGAAGGGGTTTCCTATGCTGTGTTCTGTCAATTTGCCTATCAACTTTAATTATAAG CATCAAATGGAGGTTGATGATCTTAATCCATGGTATTTTCCTCTGCCTTCAAATCTATGTACTGTTGTTCCAGGTTCAAACCATGACTTCATGAGCTCAGTATACCGTGTGGTGCTTTCATCACCAGTG ATGCCTGATGTGATTGTTGACTATGACATGTCGAGACAGAAATACTCGATTGTGCAGCAAGAGGAAGTGAAGGGTGTTTCCGGTAATAGAACACGCTTACCAGCATATGAGGCAGATACATTTTGCTTgcaaaatgagaaagaaaatgtcCTGGATTTTGAATCAGAGAGATGGAAGGACTTTTCGAGTGCGTATTGTTGTGAAAGGAAGGAAGTTGTTTCCTATGATGGTGTCAGGATTCCCTTGACCATCTTGTATGCCCAAAAATCCTGGCAGAAAGGTCAGTCTCATGGAGTTTTACATGGCTATGGGGCATATGGTGAAGTTTTAGAAAAAAGCTGGTGTTCAAACCGCCTGAGTTTACTTGATCGTGGTTGGGTGGTTGCATTTGCTGATGTGAG GGTTGGAGTTTGGGAAGCTGCAAAATGGGTGGCAAAAGTGCGAGATAGTACATGTTTTGAATGTTCTCGTGCGGTCATTCTGAAGGCAAATATGACTGGAGGACATTTTGGTGAAGGTGGCCGCTATGGTCAATGTGAGGAAATGGCTTATGATTATGCTTTTCTGATGAAAGTTTTAGGGATGTGgaacaacaaataa